From the genome of Deltaproteobacteria bacterium, one region includes:
- the rpoC gene encoding DNA-directed RNA polymerase subunit beta' — protein sequence MKDIFNFFEKPRDPRSFNAIRILLASPEKIREWSHGEVKKPETINYRTFKPERDGLFCAKIFGPVKDYECNCGKYKRMKHRGVVCEKCGVEVIQSKVRRERMGHITLATPVAHIWFLKSLPSRIGNMLDIPLKDLEKVLYCESYIVIDPKESGLQKCELLSEERYLKLLDELGEDAFVADMGGEAIVRLLREIDVHGLAEQLRVEMKEATSEAKRKKLSKRLKVVTSFRESGNRPEWMMLEVIPVIPPDLRPLVPLDGGRFATSDLNDLYRRVINRNNRLKRLQELNAPEIIIRNEKRMLQEAVDALFDNGRRGKTITGPNKRPLKSLSDMLKGKQGRFRQNLLGKRVDYSGRSVIVIGPELRLHQCGLPKKMALELFTPFIYNKLEERGLVTTIKSAKKMVEKERPEVWDILEEVIKEHPVLLNRAPTLHRLGIQAFEPILTEGKAIQLHPLVCTAFNADFDGDQMAVHVPLSIEAQMEARVLMMSTNNILSPANGRPIIVPTQDIVLGLYYMTRERAFAKGEYRPTKPGKDGLKGVYSSIDEVRMAYDHGQVALQAKILLRPAPGEKPVETTVGRALVYEIVPKKIPFSMVNRVLTKKALGELIDAVYRACGQKETVLLADRLRTKGYSYSTLAGISIGIDDMVIPAKKKELLERAQKEVAEIEEQYTDGLITDGERYNKVVDIWAQCSEQIAKEMMAQIGVEIAVNPENPKEKRKQPSFNSIYIMADSGARGSQQQMRQLAGMRGLMAKPSGEIIETPITTNFREGLTVLEYFISTHGARKGLADTALKTANSGYLTRRLVDVAQDTTISEYDCGTLEGIEMMALIEGGEIIERLGDRILGRVALEDVVDPYTGEVLVPANAEIDEEKVGLIENTGIDRVKIRSVLTCQAKRGICALCYGRDLARGYMVNIGEAVGVIAAQSIGEPGTQLTMRTFHIGGVGQIRTSQSSLESRTDGTVKLENVQRVKKGNYWVVMNRQGELIILDEVGRERERYGLQYGAKLHVDDGQPVKAGTLLAEWDPFSMPIITEVSGIVRYGDVIEGVTMTEQLDEVTGLSRKVIIESKDPDSRPRISIEDETGAVKRLPSRDNDAEYFLPVGANIAVNEGERVEAGDVLAKIPRETTKTKDITGGLPRVAELFEARKPKDHAVIAEIDGTIHFGKDTKGKRKVIIQPDVGEPAEYLIAKGKHLSVREGDRVRAGEPLMDGSANPHDILRVLGEKALAKYLVDEVQEVYRLQGVRINDKHIEVIVRQMLRRIAVKDVGDTNFLVDEQVEKHVFEEENERVIAEGGQPAKGEPLLLGITKASLSTESFISASSFQETTKVLTEAAISGRIDYLRGLKENVIMGRLIPAGTGLGAYKRLTVHVDSPTESTASEPPVAEGDAAAVGGDVLPGAPPMPEAPPAAPQPEGQS from the coding sequence ATGAAGGACATCTTCAACTTCTTCGAGAAGCCTCGCGACCCGCGTTCGTTCAACGCGATTCGCATCCTGTTGGCGTCCCCGGAAAAGATCCGGGAGTGGTCCCACGGCGAGGTCAAGAAGCCCGAGACCATCAACTACCGGACGTTCAAGCCGGAGCGGGACGGCCTGTTCTGCGCCAAGATCTTCGGGCCGGTCAAGGACTACGAATGTAACTGCGGCAAGTACAAGCGGATGAAGCACCGCGGCGTCGTGTGCGAGAAGTGCGGCGTCGAGGTCATTCAGTCCAAGGTGCGTCGCGAGCGCATGGGCCACATCACGCTCGCCACTCCGGTTGCACACATCTGGTTCCTCAAGTCGTTGCCGAGCCGCATCGGCAACATGCTCGACATTCCGCTCAAGGACCTCGAGAAGGTTCTGTACTGCGAATCGTACATCGTCATCGACCCGAAGGAATCGGGGCTGCAGAAGTGCGAGCTGCTGTCGGAGGAGCGTTACCTGAAGCTCCTCGACGAACTCGGGGAGGATGCGTTCGTCGCGGACATGGGCGGCGAGGCGATCGTCCGCTTGCTGCGCGAGATCGACGTGCACGGGCTGGCCGAGCAGCTTCGCGTCGAGATGAAGGAAGCGACGAGCGAGGCGAAGCGCAAGAAGCTGTCCAAGCGTCTCAAGGTCGTTACGTCGTTCCGCGAGTCGGGCAATCGTCCCGAGTGGATGATGCTCGAGGTGATCCCGGTCATCCCGCCGGACCTGCGGCCGCTGGTCCCGCTCGACGGCGGGCGGTTCGCGACTTCCGATCTCAACGACCTGTACCGCCGGGTGATCAACCGCAACAACCGGCTCAAACGCCTGCAGGAGCTGAACGCGCCGGAGATCATCATCCGCAACGAGAAGCGGATGCTGCAGGAGGCCGTCGACGCATTGTTCGACAACGGCCGGCGTGGCAAGACGATCACTGGGCCGAACAAGCGGCCGCTCAAGTCGCTGTCGGACATGCTCAAGGGCAAGCAGGGCCGCTTCCGCCAGAACTTGCTCGGCAAGCGCGTCGACTATTCCGGCCGTTCCGTGATCGTCATCGGGCCGGAGCTGCGCCTGCACCAGTGCGGCTTGCCCAAGAAGATGGCGCTCGAGCTGTTTACGCCGTTCATCTATAACAAGCTCGAGGAGCGCGGGCTCGTCACGACCATCAAGTCCGCCAAGAAGATGGTCGAAAAAGAGCGCCCGGAGGTGTGGGACATCCTCGAAGAGGTGATCAAGGAGCACCCGGTTCTACTGAACCGGGCGCCCACGCTGCACCGCCTCGGTATTCAGGCGTTCGAGCCGATCCTCACCGAGGGGAAGGCGATTCAGTTGCACCCGCTCGTCTGCACGGCGTTCAACGCCGACTTCGACGGCGACCAGATGGCCGTTCACGTGCCGCTGTCGATCGAGGCGCAGATGGAGGCCCGCGTGCTCATGATGAGCACGAACAACATCCTGTCGCCCGCGAACGGGCGTCCGATCATCGTGCCGACGCAGGACATCGTGCTCGGCCTGTACTACATGACGCGGGAGCGCGCGTTCGCGAAGGGCGAGTACCGACCGACGAAGCCGGGCAAAGACGGGCTCAAGGGAGTGTATTCGTCGATCGACGAAGTGCGCATGGCCTACGACCACGGGCAGGTCGCGCTGCAGGCGAAGATCCTGCTCCGGCCCGCACCGGGCGAAAAGCCGGTCGAGACGACCGTCGGCCGCGCGCTCGTCTACGAGATCGTTCCGAAGAAGATCCCGTTCAGCATGGTCAACCGCGTCCTGACGAAGAAGGCGTTGGGCGAGTTGATCGATGCGGTGTACCGGGCGTGCGGCCAGAAGGAGACCGTCCTGCTCGCCGATCGCCTGCGGACGAAGGGCTACTCCTATTCCACGCTCGCCGGGATCTCGATCGGCATCGACGACATGGTCATTCCGGCCAAAAAGAAGGAACTTCTCGAACGCGCCCAGAAGGAGGTCGCCGAGATCGAGGAGCAGTACACCGACGGTCTCATCACGGACGGCGAGCGCTACAACAAGGTCGTCGATATCTGGGCGCAGTGCTCCGAGCAGATCGCGAAGGAGATGATGGCGCAGATCGGCGTCGAGATCGCGGTCAACCCGGAGAACCCGAAGGAGAAGCGCAAGCAGCCGTCGTTCAACTCGATTTACATCATGGCCGACTCGGGCGCGCGCGGTTCGCAGCAGCAGATGCGGCAGCTCGCGGGCATGCGAGGTCTGATGGCAAAACCGTCGGGCGAGATCATCGAGACGCCGATCACGACCAACTTCCGCGAGGGCCTCACCGTGCTCGAGTACTTCATTTCGACGCACGGCGCGCGCAAGGGGTTGGCGGACACGGCGCTCAAGACGGCGAACTCGGGATACTTGACCCGTCGCCTGGTCGACGTGGCGCAGGATACGACCATTTCGGAGTACGACTGCGGCACGCTCGAGGGCATCGAGATGATGGCCCTCATCGAGGGGGGCGAGATCATCGAGCGCCTTGGCGACCGAATTCTCGGCCGGGTGGCGTTGGAGGATGTCGTCGATCCGTATACCGGCGAGGTGCTCGTGCCGGCGAACGCCGAGATCGACGAAGAGAAGGTCGGCCTGATCGAGAACACCGGCATCGACCGGGTCAAGATCCGGTCGGTGCTCACCTGCCAGGCCAAGCGTGGAATCTGCGCGCTGTGTTACGGCCGCGATCTGGCGCGCGGCTACATGGTCAACATCGGCGAGGCGGTCGGCGTCATCGCGGCGCAGTCGATCGGCGAACCGGGCACGCAGTTGACGATGCGTACGTTCCACATTGGTGGTGTCGGGCAGATTCGTACGTCGCAGTCGTCGCTCGAATCGCGCACCGATGGGACCGTCAAGCTCGAGAACGTCCAGCGCGTCAAGAAGGGCAACTACTGGGTGGTGATGAACCGCCAGGGTGAGCTCATCATCCTCGACGAGGTGGGCCGGGAGCGCGAGCGCTACGGCCTGCAGTACGGCGCCAAGCTTCACGTCGACGACGGGCAGCCGGTCAAGGCGGGCACGCTGCTTGCCGAGTGGGATCCGTTCTCGATGCCGATCATCACGGAAGTATCGGGCATCGTGCGGTACGGCGACGTGATCGAAGGCGTGACGATGACCGAGCAGCTCGACGAGGTCACCGGGCTGTCGCGCAAGGTGATCATCGAGTCGAAAGACCCGGACTCGCGGCCGCGGATCTCGATCGAAGACGAGACCGGCGCGGTCAAGCGGCTTCCGAGCCGGGACAACGACGCCGAGTACTTCCTCCCGGTCGGCGCGAATATCGCCGTCAACGAGGGCGAACGGGTCGAAGCGGGCGACGTCCTGGCCAAGATCCCGCGCGAGACGACCAAGACCAAGGACATCACGGGCGGTCTGCCGCGCGTCGCCGAGTTGTTCGAGGCGCGCAAACCGAAGGATCACGCCGTCATCGCTGAAATCGACGGGACGATTCACTTCGGCAAGGACACGAAGGGCAAGCGCAAGGTCATCATCCAGCCGGACGTCGGCGAGCCTGCCGAGTACCTGATCGCGAAGGGCAAGCACCTGTCGGTGCGCGAGGGCGACCGCGTGCGCGCAGGCGAGCCGTTGATGGACGGCTCCGCCAACCCGCACGACATCCTGCGCGTGCTCGGCGAGAAGGCGCTGGCCAAGTACCTCGTGGACGAAGTGCAGGAGGTCTACCGGCTGCAAGGCGTGCGCATCAACGACAAGCACATCGAGGTGATCGTTCGCCAGATGCTGCGCCGCATCGCGGTCAAGGACGTGGGTGACACGAACTTCCTCGTGGACGAGCAGGTGGAGAAGCACGTGTTCGAGGAGGAGAACGAGCGCGTGATCGCCGAAGGCGGCCAGCCCGCCAAGGGCGAGCCGCTGCTGCTCGGCATCACGAAGGCGTCGCTGTCGACGGAGTCGTTCATCTCGGCGTCGTCGTTCCAGGAGACGACCAAGGTGCTCACCGAGGCGGCAATCTCCGGCCGGATCGACTACCTGCGCGGCCTCAAGGAGAACGTGATCATGGGGCGGCTCATCCCGGCGGGTACGGGGCTCGGCGCGTACAAGCGGCTCACGGTACACGTCGACTCCCCGACCGAGTCGACGGCGTCCGAACCACCCGTCGCCGAAGGCGATGCGGCTGCCGTGGGTGGCGATGTGCTGCCGGGTGCGCCGCCGATGCCGGAAGCGCCGCCCGCGGCACCGCAGCCAGAGGGCCAGAGCTAG
- the rpoB gene encoding DNA-directed RNA polymerase subunit beta — MASVIQNNFRVRKSFAKLSKVIDIPNLIDIQKRSYDKFLQLDVPPDQREDVGLQGVFKSVFPIKDFSETSSLEFVSYNLEKPKYDVDECRARGMTYAAPVKVVVRLVVWDVNDETGLQSIRDVKEQEVYFGEIPLMTESGTFIVNGTERVIVSQLHRSPGVFFDHDKGKTHSSGKLLYSARVIPYRGSWLDFEFDHKDILYVRIDRRRKLHATVLLRALGYSAEELLTYFYDTETIELLPGKKYQKEINYDLLMGQRATRDVRHPETREILVKKNRKFTRAAIRKLQESNVTKLPVDLEDLIGKVSARDVIDESTGEVLLQCNEELTEEKLDELRERGITKVEVLFIDNLNVGPYLRDTLLADKLQGPEEAIMEIYRRLRPGDPPTLETAQNLFHNLFFNPERYDLSKVGRLKLNYKFKLDVPLDNPVLTKEDILETVRYLIELRNGRGTIDDIDHLGNRRVRAVGELMENQYRIGLVRMERAIKERMSMSQEIETLMPHDLINAKPVSAVVKEYFGSSQLSQFMDQTNPLSEVTHKRRLSALGPGGLTRERAGFEVRDVHATHYGRICPIETPEGPNIGLIASLSTFARVNEYGFIETPYRKVKDKKVSKEVEFYSALQEEGHVIAQANALIDENGELAEDLVNVRVSGDPQLARPEDVTLMDVSPNQLVSVAASLIPFLEHDDANRALMGSNMQRQAVPLVRTAAPLVGTGIEGHVARDSGVTAVAKRDGVVESVDAGRIVIKPFETSDDDPAGGKPDIYNLVKFQRSNQNTCMNQKPIVQRGDKVRAGDVIADGPATECGELALGQNVVCAFMPWGGYNFEDSILISERLVKQDVFTSVHIEEFECVARDTKLGKEEITRDIPNVGEEALKDLDESGIVRIGAEVKAGDILVGKITPKGETQLSPEEKLLRAIFGEKAGDVRDSSLRVPPGVTGVVINARVFARKGTEKDERAQAIEDAEKAKLLRDQRDEMKIISDSYYARMKKLLLGKTTAARLVDDKGKVLIAKGAKLDAATLDAVPQRFWHEIQVEGPGIIEEKLERLALRREEDVRQIEENYSEKISKLTKGDELPPGVIKLVKVYVAIKRKLSVGDKMAGRHGNKGVVSRILPEEDMPYLEDGTPVDIVLNPLGVPSRMNVGQILECHLGWAAYNLGRQIDRYLETEWSADVLREKCKKLFPTPQAADFIDGLSDEDIYRFSAKLRRGIHTATPVFDGASEAEIKEALSMAGLSPSGQSRLFDGRTGEPFEQPVTVGIMYMLKLHHLVDDKIHARSIGPYSLVTQQPLGGKAQFGGQRLGEMEVWAMEAYGAAYALQEFLTVKSDDVAGRTRMYESIVKGDHVLEAGIPESFNVLMKELQALCLNVELLEDPAAPRRGAARAGVPAGLAQLAREVAAKAEKLGGAQ, encoded by the coding sequence GCGACGTCAAGGAACAAGAGGTCTACTTCGGCGAGATCCCGCTGATGACCGAAAGCGGGACGTTCATCGTCAACGGGACCGAGCGGGTGATCGTGTCGCAGCTCCACCGGTCCCCCGGCGTCTTCTTCGACCACGACAAGGGCAAGACACACTCCTCCGGCAAGCTGCTCTACAGCGCGCGGGTGATCCCCTACCGCGGTTCGTGGCTCGACTTCGAGTTCGACCACAAGGACATCCTGTACGTCCGCATCGACCGGCGGCGCAAGCTGCACGCGACCGTCTTGCTCCGCGCGCTCGGCTACTCCGCAGAGGAGCTGCTCACGTACTTCTACGACACGGAAACCATCGAGCTGCTCCCCGGCAAGAAGTACCAAAAAGAGATCAACTACGATTTGTTGATGGGCCAACGGGCGACGCGGGACGTCCGCCACCCCGAGACCCGCGAGATCCTCGTCAAGAAGAACCGCAAGTTCACGCGGGCGGCGATCCGGAAGCTGCAGGAGTCGAACGTCACGAAGCTGCCGGTCGACCTCGAAGATCTGATCGGCAAGGTATCTGCGCGCGACGTCATCGATGAGAGCACCGGCGAGGTGCTGCTGCAGTGCAACGAAGAGCTGACCGAGGAGAAGCTCGACGAGCTGCGCGAGCGCGGCATCACCAAGGTGGAGGTGCTGTTCATCGACAACCTCAACGTCGGCCCGTACCTACGCGACACGCTCCTCGCCGACAAGTTGCAGGGGCCGGAAGAGGCGATCATGGAGATCTACCGGCGGCTACGCCCCGGTGATCCGCCCACGCTGGAGACCGCGCAAAACCTGTTCCACAACCTGTTCTTCAACCCGGAGCGCTACGACCTGTCGAAGGTCGGCCGGCTCAAGCTGAACTACAAGTTCAAGTTGGACGTGCCGCTCGACAACCCGGTCCTCACGAAGGAGGACATCCTCGAGACGGTGCGTTACCTGATCGAGCTGCGCAACGGGCGCGGCACGATCGACGACATCGATCACCTCGGCAACCGCCGCGTCCGCGCGGTGGGCGAGCTCATGGAAAACCAGTACCGCATCGGTCTGGTGCGCATGGAGCGCGCGATCAAAGAGCGCATGAGCATGTCGCAGGAGATCGAGACGCTCATGCCGCACGACCTGATCAACGCCAAGCCGGTGTCGGCGGTCGTCAAGGAGTACTTCGGGTCGTCACAGCTGTCCCAGTTCATGGACCAGACGAACCCGCTGTCGGAGGTGACGCACAAGCGGCGGCTGTCGGCGCTGGGGCCGGGTGGGCTCACCCGCGAGCGTGCCGGATTCGAAGTGCGCGACGTCCACGCCACCCACTACGGCCGCATCTGCCCGATCGAGACACCGGAAGGTCCGAACATCGGCCTCATCGCGTCGCTGTCGACGTTCGCGCGCGTCAACGAGTACGGGTTCATCGAGACGCCGTACCGCAAGGTCAAGGACAAGAAGGTGTCCAAGGAGGTGGAGTTCTACTCGGCCCTCCAAGAAGAAGGGCACGTCATCGCGCAGGCGAACGCGCTCATCGACGAAAACGGCGAGCTTGCCGAGGATCTGGTCAACGTGCGCGTGAGCGGCGACCCGCAGCTCGCGCGGCCGGAAGACGTCACGTTGATGGACGTGTCACCGAATCAGCTCGTGTCGGTAGCGGCGTCGCTGATTCCGTTCCTCGAGCACGACGACGCCAACCGCGCGCTCATGGGATCGAACATGCAGCGCCAGGCAGTTCCGCTCGTGCGCACGGCCGCGCCGCTGGTCGGCACCGGTATCGAAGGGCACGTCGCGCGCGATTCGGGCGTCACCGCGGTCGCCAAGCGCGACGGCGTCGTCGAATCGGTCGACGCGGGCCGCATCGTGATCAAGCCGTTCGAGACGTCGGACGACGATCCGGCCGGCGGCAAGCCGGACATCTACAACCTCGTCAAGTTCCAGCGGTCCAACCAGAACACCTGCATGAACCAAAAGCCGATCGTCCAGCGCGGCGACAAGGTTCGTGCGGGCGACGTCATCGCCGACGGTCCCGCGACCGAATGCGGCGAACTCGCGCTCGGCCAGAACGTCGTGTGTGCGTTCATGCCGTGGGGCGGCTACAACTTCGAAGACTCCATCCTCATCAGCGAACGCCTCGTCAAGCAGGACGTGTTCACATCGGTGCACATCGAGGAATTCGAGTGCGTCGCACGTGACACCAAGCTCGGCAAGGAAGAGATCACGCGCGATATCCCCAACGTCGGCGAGGAGGCGCTCAAGGATCTGGACGAGTCCGGCATCGTGCGGATCGGGGCCGAGGTCAAGGCCGGCGACATCCTCGTCGGCAAGATTACGCCGAAGGGCGAGACGCAGTTGTCTCCTGAGGAGAAGCTGCTCAGGGCGATCTTCGGCGAGAAGGCCGGCGACGTCCGCGACAGTTCGCTGCGTGTGCCGCCGGGCGTTACGGGCGTCGTGATCAACGCGCGCGTGTTTGCCCGCAAGGGAACCGAGAAGGACGAGCGCGCACAGGCGATCGAGGACGCGGAGAAAGCCAAGCTGCTGCGCGACCAGCGGGACGAGATGAAGATCATCTCGGACTCGTACTACGCGCGGATGAAGAAGCTACTGCTCGGCAAGACCACGGCGGCTCGACTGGTCGACGACAAGGGCAAGGTGCTGATCGCCAAGGGCGCGAAGCTCGACGCGGCGACGCTGGACGCGGTTCCGCAGCGGTTCTGGCACGAGATCCAGGTCGAGGGGCCGGGGATCATCGAGGAGAAGCTCGAACGGCTCGCGCTCCGGCGTGAGGAGGACGTTCGCCAGATCGAGGAAAACTACAGCGAAAAGATCAGCAAGCTCACCAAGGGCGACGAACTGCCGCCCGGTGTCATCAAGCTGGTCAAGGTCTACGTCGCGATCAAGCGCAAGCTGTCCGTTGGCGACAAGATGGCCGGCCGCCACGGCAACAAGGGTGTCGTGTCGCGCATCCTCCCCGAGGAGGACATGCCGTACCTCGAGGATGGGACGCCGGTCGACATCGTGCTCAACCCGCTCGGCGTGCCGTCGCGCATGAACGTGGGCCAGATTCTCGAGTGCCACCTCGGGTGGGCCGCGTACAACCTCGGCCGCCAGATCGACCGCTACCTGGAGACGGAGTGGTCCGCAGACGTACTGCGGGAAAAGTGCAAGAAGCTGTTCCCGACGCCGCAGGCGGCCGACTTCATCGACGGCTTGTCCGACGAGGACATCTACCGGTTCAGCGCGAAGTTGCGCCGCGGCATCCACACCGCGACGCCGGTGTTCGACGGTGCGTCGGAAGCGGAAATCAAAGAGGCGCTGTCGATGGCGGGGCTGTCGCCGAGCGGACAAAGCCGCCTGTTCGACGGCCGCACGGGCGAGCCGTTCGAGCAGCCCGTGACGGTCGGCATCATGTACATGCTCAAGTTGCACCACCTCGTGGACGACAAGATCCATGCGCGGTCGATCGGGCCGTACTCGCTGGTCACGCAGCAGCCTCTCGGCGGCAAGGCCCAGTTCGGCGGCCAGCGCCTCGGTGAGATGGAGGTGTGGGCGATGGAAGCCTACGGCGCCGCGTATGCGCTGCAGGAGTTCCTGACCGTGAAGTCGGACGACGTCGCGGGACGTACTCGCATGTACGAGTCGATCGTGAAGGGCGACCACGTGCTCGAGGCGGGGATCCCCGAATCGTTCAACGTGTTGATGAAGGAACTCCAGGCCCTGTGCCTCAACGTCGAACTACTCGAGGATCCGGCCGCGCCGCGCCGCGGCGCGGCGCGCGCTGGCGTGCCCGCGGGACTCGCGCAGCTCGCGCGCGAAGTGGCAGCCAAGGCCGAAAAGCTGGGTGGCGCTCAGTAA